The DNA window TTCTGAATTAATTTGAAAAGTTCATCTTGACCCCACTCAATAAACTCAGAGTTAGACGATGATATTTTATTTTTGTCTGAAAATTTTAACTCATCCCAAATATCTCGCCTCAAATAAACGACGGATTTAAATGAAGTCGAACTATTCTTTAAGTCTTTAAATATTTCTTTAGAAGCAAGAATAAGGCCTATAACCATATCTTTTCTCGATTCAGTAAGGGAAGTTATCCCCCTATCAAGCTCATCGAAGTGAACAAAAATTTTATTAATTTCTGAAACCTCTGCCGCTTTTTTTACATGCTTCAATATTTTATCAGTTAGAGCATTGAGCTCCGAACCTAAAGTTAAGTCTTTCTCATCCCTTGACAATGATATTTTTCCAAGCTTGCAGCCTAGAAACTGGGGTTCAAGGTCACCACTAACTTTTAGCTTAGATGGCGAGAATATATTGACAATTTTGGGTTCGATTGAGCCATAGTTGTCATTTAAAAACTTATTTAGCTCTACAATTTCTGTCATCATGTGGCGGTCAGATAACTTAACCACTAACTTAGCAAACTCGACAGCTATTAAATATTTCCAAGATGCTACATAAGACTCTACGTGCTCGACTCCAAAGTCTTTTATCTTTTCATGAACCCGCCAAGGATACCCGTTTAAGTTCAAAGCAGCTGAATACATTAATTGAGATTTTTCTGTAAAAAATCTAAATAGCGCAGTTTTTCCTGAACCCTTTCTCCCAAGAACTAGGAATGCATCATTATTATTCACATTATCTGTTACGTTCATTTCGACAAAATAGTCAAGGACAGCATCATCCTCTGCCTCAACCTTACCAAAATTAGTGATATCTCTTAGTCCTTTCATAAATAGCCCTACTAATTTAAGCAACTAAAAACATAAAAATCTAAAGTGTTTAATAATCAGTTTTATTAACTCATGGCTTCGATAAAAGGCGAAGCAAGCAATGAGCTATCTAGACTTATTATTATCACCGTTATCTTCTAACAGCTTGTCGAAATTTATACCTAGCTTCTTTTCTATATGTTCAAGCGCATGTTTTATGCCACGTAAAATATAAAGCTGGTTAGCACCAAAAGCATAATATGCTGAGTTATAGCGTTTGTTACCTAATTGACCCTGGACATAATCACCATTGACTTTTTTGGTGAAAGGATATCGCCCCCTATATTTATCCTTA is part of the Shewanella cyperi genome and encodes:
- a CDS encoding P-loop ATPase, Sll1717 family, whose amino-acid sequence is MKGLRDITNFGKVEAEDDAVLDYFVEMNVTDNVNNNDAFLVLGRKGSGKTALFRFFTEKSQLMYSAALNLNGYPWRVHEKIKDFGVEHVESYVASWKYLIAVEFAKLVVKLSDRHMMTEIVELNKFLNDNYGSIEPKIVNIFSPSKLKVSGDLEPQFLGCKLGKISLSRDEKDLTLGSELNALTDKILKHVKKAAEVSEINKIFVHFDELDRGITSLTESRKDMVIGLILASKEIFKDLKNSSTSFKSVVYLRRDIWDELKFSDKNKISSSNSEFIEWGQDELFKLIQKRVKVSLGEGGAWDDLDDGKRINKQKKWRHIIERTLMRPRDVISFLNILLETTKKRDDENLIFENRDVVASRPKYSEYLKLELDDEILPHWADWEVCLQVLSRMGKVYFTKDEYIGAYELEASNGKTYSASQSLEELYNFSIIEYEARSGYGGSGWKSKFANPELGWDANANRFKVHLGLKEYMKLKEERS